The genome window GGTCATTAGAGCGGTAAGGCTGCTCAACCAGCCACCCTCTGGTTATCAATCGTTCACTGGTCGTGGTTTGTGGCGCGGTGAGGATTCTGAACAAGTCACCCTCTGGCCTCTGGTTGCCAGTCagtcactggtcgtggtcggtGGAGCAGGAAGGGTGCTCAACCAGCCACCCTCTGGTTCTCAATTGGTCACCGGTCGTGGTCGGTGGCGCGGTGAGggtgcgcgggcgcggcgggtCAGAGCGCGTGCGCGTGGTGCGGCGGCGCGGGCTGTTGGTGTGGATGCAGCCCGTGCGGTGCACCGCCGGCGTGTTGCCGGCCCTGAGGACAAGATACAAGTTTAATCAACTTTTACAGTAACTGCACAGAGTTTGCGCATTCACCTGTCTATATCAAGCGATTTGCCTGCATTTTTTATGAACTTTGATACATAAGATAAGTTACATTCTTATTTTCATAGAATTGCACACACGTACTTGAAAAACAATTATAGTAGATATAGGTAATTTACAGTTGTTGTCTGATGCAAGCAGTCCAGAACAATCGTAGGTATACTCAATGTTTAGTTGTAGTAGAACTTGAACCAGTGCAAGACGGCCCGTGATTAGATGAATGAAGCAGGCAGGAGTGTGCAAACGTACCTGTAGGTAGACGTAGTAGTCATAGGGCTGGTGCAGCGGCCAGCAGCGCTGCGGCGGCACGGGGTAGAGCGGCGGCACGGGGTACAGCGCGCCGCCCAGCTTGTTGCGCAGGATCCTGCTGATGGAGGACACGGAGGGCACGTTGTACTTGTCGCACACGCCGTCCGCGAGCAGCCGGTCGCGGATCTCCCAAGCGAAGATGCCGGGGTCTTTCGCTTTTAGTTGCTTTATGTAGGACACAACCTGGAGCGGGAAACTTGGGTTTGTGAAATGCTCACACAATTACATCACTCTTGGGTAATGGCCATTCTGAAACAGCTTATGTGCAACTAACCAACCGAAGGGAGCACTCATCCTTTTGAAAAGTCAATGCGCTTAAATCATATGTATATCATATTTCACGTTctaatcgttcaaatcttttatcaaaatgtttaatatgtacctacctacagtctaCAAATTTtgccgtatgtatgtatgtttgttttggCAATAACCTTTATGTTATCAGTCGGCCTACCTTGGGCGTAGTAACGCGGGGTTTCGAGCCTCCAATAGCACCAGGAAGAATTGACCCCGTCTCGTGGTACCGCGCCAGGATCTTTGACACACAGCCATGTGACACTCGAAGTTGCCGGCTGATGTCGCAGGGCCTggagagaaaaaaatatttgagctGAATTTAACTTACGCACTACtaatatataatacctatagatGCGCATGCACGACAATGCTACAAACGAGATGTCGATGAAGTAGGCCGTCTAACAGGTGAAGTGAAGTTCCCCGTACTGCCACATGCTGTGGTCGCGCAACTGGTTGATGTGCTCACCTGATGCCCAGCTGTGCCAGCTCCACTATCCGCAGCCGTACTGCGTTGGGTAGCGGTCGTCCGTTGACGAATACTCCGCCCAGCTGGTTCACTTCGCCGTACTGCTGCGAGCTGCCTACGCCGCCGCCTAGTGAGCCGCCACTCGGATCTGTGTACAAACGAGAGTATGCTCATTatgatacaaaatacatatacctaggtaggtagTATGGATAGGTGCACCTATTCTTAACACATTCGGTGCGGCAGCGCAAAACCCAAACTTACTGCCAGTGCTTTACGAGTCATATACTTCAATAGACTATATCCTTGTGTATATACAGCTGCCGTCGCCCGCGTATCTGTATAAAATTCCAAAAGATATAGGCATTTTTCAAAACCCTTAATTTTACGGGAATATACTTCCCTTGCCGCGCAGGCCGTATATAACACTAGTGTGGACACTCAAGAATCGATTACGACTTTTATAAtcgacaaattatttattatcgtCATCGTGTCTATACGTGttcaaaacaaatattattcatccccatataattataaaaagggGTCGGACttttagagtaggtaattttcaatatagacgtcataattttaatttttaacaagcagaaacgtctgcgaatgatgctattaagcttagaataaatttaaaggtggaaaaaaatcatagatcaaaaatcataaatatcataaatgCCATAGCCTTGAATTGTTGCATTAATAAAATGTCGTATCGACGCGGCAACGTGAACAATGCGCAGCACTATATCCAATATGAGCGCTGCGTACCCGCCTTTCGGTGCGGTACGGGGTGATGGAGTACGGACAAATAGCACCCGTGCCGCGCttaagaaaaaaaagcggccaagtgcgagtcggactcgcccatgaagggttccgtatttaggcgatttatgacgtataaaaaaaaaactacttactagatctcttcaaaccaattttcggtggaagtttacatggtaatgtacatcatatattttttttcagttttatcattctcttattttagaagttacaggggggggggggacacattttaccactttggaagtgtctctcgcgcaaactattcagtttagaaaaaaatgatattagaaacctcaatatcatttttgaagacctatccatagataccccacacgtatgggtttgatgaaaaaaaattttttgagtttcagttcgaagtatggggaaccccaaaaatttattgtttttttttatttttgtgtgaaaatc of Cydia amplana chromosome 17, ilCydAmpl1.1, whole genome shotgun sequence contains these proteins:
- the LOC134655882 gene encoding paired box protein Pax-1-like isoform X1 → MLGGMDGKEYGALHAAAAAASYAMDSGTSFARENLDHTLDPSGGSLGGGVGSSQQYGEVNQLGGVFVNGRPLPNAVRLRIVELAQLGIRPCDISRQLRVSHGCVSKILARYHETGSILPGAIGGSKPRVTTPKVVSYIKQLKAKDPGIFAWEIRDRLLADGVCDKYNVPSVSSISRILRNKLGGALYPVPPLYPVPPQRCWPLHQPYDYYVYLQGRQHAGGAPHGLHPHQQPAPPHHAHAL
- the LOC134655882 gene encoding paired box protein Pax-1-like isoform X2; protein product: MLGGMDGKEYGALHAAAAAASYAMDSDPSGGSLGGGVGSSQQYGEVNQLGGVFVNGRPLPNAVRLRIVELAQLGIRPCDISRQLRVSHGCVSKILARYHETGSILPGAIGGSKPRVTTPKVVSYIKQLKAKDPGIFAWEIRDRLLADGVCDKYNVPSVSSISRILRNKLGGALYPVPPLYPVPPQRCWPLHQPYDYYVYLQGRQHAGGAPHGLHPHQQPAPPHHAHAL